The following proteins are co-located in the Syngnathus scovelli strain Florida chromosome 5, RoL_Ssco_1.2, whole genome shotgun sequence genome:
- the LOC125968470 gene encoding leucine-rich repeat LGI family member 2, with amino-acid sequence MPRLLVFLFALLCICSANKWRKNFKCPSGCSCTKETIMCVGTSHVPRSVPSDINSLSIVNGSIAEIPEGMFSLMPSLQLLLLNANSLTTIKDDAFYGLPHLEYLFIEGNKIETITKNAFRGLRDLTHLSLANNKMKFLPRDLFFDLDSLLELDLRGNAFQCSCENKWLMTWLKNTNATVSDIFCAGPTDMKGKRLNDLPIAPDQCMSTDFVRHQSIPIQSMSADIFSVKEDIYVAMAAPNSNSCVVMEWDHIEMNFRKFDNITGKSVVGCASVLIDEHVMIIVTQLFGGSHLYKFDDQQNKFTMFQSIEVLNISKPNDIEVFRMDEEWYFVIVDSSKAGLSTLYKWTDQPDQNQTGFYTYQFLHEWFRDTDAEYVEMDGKSYLILASRSQSPIVYLWNKSTLKFMLHSEFPNAEDVVAVKAFRVENELYLAMTCFIGDSKILKWTSKQFTEMQALPSRGTMVLQPFSFTDRHYLALGSDYSFTQIYLWDSETKTFQKFKDIYVQSPRSFTAVTTDRRNFIFSSSFKGKSMVFEHIVVDLSL; translated from the exons ATGCCCCGTCTTCTGGTCTTCTTGTTTGCGCTACTGTGTATTTGCAGCGCTAACAAATGGAGAAAGAAttttaaatgtccttcaggatgTTCGTGCACGAAGGAGACTATCATGTGTGTTGGCACCTCGCACGTCCCGCGATCAGTGCCGAGTGACATCAACTCGCT GAGCATCGTAAACGGCTCCATTGCAGAAATCCCAGAGGGGATGTTTTCACTCATGCCTTCTCTGCAGCTATT GCTTCTAAATGCTAACTCTTTGACCACAATTAAAGATGATGCTTTCTATGGTCTTCCACATTTGGAATATTT GTTCATTGAAGGGAATAAGATTGAAACTATCACCAAAAATGCCTTCCGTGGTCTGCGAGATCTAACTCATCT ATCCCTTGCCAATAACAAAATGAAGTTCCTGCCAAGAGACCTGTTTTTTGACTTGGATTCATTGCTGGAACT AGATCTACGAGGCAACGCTTTCCAGTGCAGCTGTGAGAACAAGTGGCTGATGACGTGGCTAAAAAACACAAACGCCACAGTGTCAGACATATTCTGTGCAGGTCCCACTGACATGAAGGGCAAGCGTCTCAATGACCTTCCCATTGCACCAGACCAGTGCATGTCTACAG ACTTTGTGCGTCACCAGTCAATTCCGATTCAGTCCATGTCAGCGGACATCTTCTCCGTTAAGGAGGACATCTATGTGGCCATGGCTGCACCCAATTCAAACAGCTGCGTGGTCATGGAGTGGGATCACATCGAAATGAATTTCCGAAAATTTGACAACATCACAG GGAAGTCTGTCGTTGGGTGCGCGTCAGTCCTGATCGACGAGCACGTCATGATTATCGTCACGCAGCTCTTCGGGGGCTCTCACCTTTACAAGTTTGATGATCAGCAGAACAAGTTCACCATGTTTCAATCCATTGAGGTCCTCAATATCTCCAAACCAAATGACATTGAGGTCTTCCGCATGGATGAAGAGTGGTACTTTGTAATAGTAGACAGCTCCAAAGCAGGCCTGTCTACTCTTTACAAGTGGACTGACCAACCAGATCAGAACCAAACCGGGTTCTATACTTATCAGTTCTTGCATGAATGGTTCCGTGATACAGATGCTGAGTATGTTGAAATGGACGGAAAGTCCTACCTCATTTTAGCCAGCCGTTCTCAATCGCCTATCGTCTACTTGTGGAACAAGAGCACCTTAAAGTTCATGCTTCACAGTGAATTCCCAAATGCGGAGGACGTGGTGGCGGTCAAAGCTTTCCGAGTGGAAAATGAATTGTATCTGGCTATGACCTGCTTCATAGGTGACTCCAAAATACTCAAGTGGACCAGTAAGCAGTTCACAGAGATGCAGGCCCTTCCTTCTCGTGGGACGATGGTTCTCCAGCCGTTCTCTTTCACGGACAGACACTACCTTGCTTTAGGCAGCGATTACTCCTTCACTCAAATCTACCTCTGGGACAGTGAGACCAAAACCTTCCAGAAGTTCAAGGACATCTATGTGCAGTCTCCACGGTCCTTTACAGCAGTCACCACTGACCGCAGAAATTTCATCTTCTCTTCAAGCTTTAAGGGCAAGTCGATGGTCTTTGAGCATATTGTGGTAGATTTAAGCTTATAA